The following proteins come from a genomic window of Mariniflexile sp. TRM1-10:
- the rsmH gene encoding 16S rRNA (cytosine(1402)-N(4))-methyltransferase RsmH — MEYHNPVLLKEAVDGLNINPDGIYVDVTFGGGGHSKEILKRLGDKGKLFAFDQDQDALKNTIDDSRFTLINENFRYIKRFLRFYGVKKVDGVLADFGVSSHQFDVAERGFSTRFEADLDMRMDQQNMLSAFQVVNKYEEEQLKQVFLQYGELRAAPAMAKLIVEHRESQPIVTSEELKAVLKKFLPPRHENKVLAQIYQAIRIEVNQEIEALKEFLEQTPELLNEGGRLSLISYHSLEDRLVKRFIRNGLFEGEPERDMYGNFEVPLKKVNGLIVPSKEEIKNNSRARSAKLRIAEKI, encoded by the coding sequence ATGGAATATCATAACCCAGTATTATTGAAAGAAGCTGTTGACGGGTTGAATATTAATCCAGATGGTATTTATGTAGATGTCACTTTTGGTGGTGGTGGGCACAGTAAAGAAATATTAAAACGACTTGGTGATAAAGGAAAATTATTTGCTTTCGATCAAGATCAAGACGCTCTTAAAAATACGATTGACGATTCAAGATTCACCTTGATAAATGAAAACTTTCGTTACATAAAACGCTTTTTAAGATTTTATGGTGTAAAGAAAGTGGATGGGGTTTTGGCGGATTTTGGTGTGTCGTCACATCAATTTGATGTTGCGGAACGTGGTTTTTCAACGCGTTTTGAGGCGGATTTGGACATGCGAATGGATCAGCAAAATATGTTGTCAGCTTTTCAGGTTGTAAATAAATACGAGGAAGAGCAATTGAAACAGGTGTTTTTGCAGTATGGCGAATTGAGGGCGGCACCAGCGATGGCAAAATTAATTGTTGAACACCGGGAATCGCAACCTATTGTTACTAGTGAAGAGTTGAAAGCAGTATTGAAAAAGTTTTTGCCACCACGACATGAAAATAAAGTGTTGGCCCAAATATATCAAGCGATAAGAATTGAAGTGAACCAAGAAATTGAGGCTTTAAAAGAGTTTTTGGAGCAAACGCCAGAGCTTTTAAATGAAGGCGGCCGATTAAGTTTGATTTCTTATCACTCGTTGGAAGATAGATTGGTAAAGCGTTTTATAAGAAATGGCTTGTTTGAAGGGGAGCCTGAGCGCGATATGTATGGAAATTTTGAAGTACCACTTAAAAAAGTAAATGGTTTAATAGTGCCTTCAAAAGAAGAAATAAAAAATAATAGTAGAGCAAGAAGTGCAAAACTTCGAATTGCGGAAAAAATATAA
- a CDS encoding FtsL-like putative cell division protein has protein sequence MKTNIYKILKGTFLVSDDSFKNWRFIIFISALAIVMIASSHSADKKVYEIARLKNEVSEMRSAFIDGRSRLMKLKMESHVMEVMLQKGIEPSVIPPKKIKVKSQK, from the coding sequence ATGAAAACAAACATCTATAAAATATTAAAAGGCACTTTTTTGGTAAGTGATGACTCTTTTAAGAATTGGAGGTTTATCATATTTATTTCGGCTTTGGCTATAGTGATGATTGCGAGTTCACACAGTGCTGATAAAAAGGTGTATGAAATAGCGCGATTAAAAAATGAAGTAAGCGAAATGCGGTCGGCCTTTATTGATGGTCGCTCAAGGCTTATGAAATTAAAAATGGAATCGCATGTTATGGAAGTTATGTTGCAAAAAGGCATAGAACCATCGGTAATTCCACCAAAAAAAATAAAAGTAAAATCTCAAAAATAA
- a CDS encoding penicillin-binding protein, whose product MFIFGLAVLFKLVSLQFFQGDKYRALAGERVIKNVVIPANRGNVYSLKGNLLATSIPKYDIRFDALTPTAKTFEKYVKPLSDSLSKYYGKPSGYYQNELRKARVNKNRYHLIARNVGYFDYIRLRNFPLLELGAYKGGLIVEQTTKREHPMGGIAQRSIGYERFDEKGNVTRAGIDGAFGVKYLRGTDGQRKKQQIGKGQWKPLNDANEIDPKNGYDVYTTIDVNIQDIAHHALLEQLEKYKADHGCVVVMETKTGEVRAISNLGRNSDGYYYERLNYAVGESHEPGSTFKLMALTAGIEDKVIDTSDVVDTEKGIIKFYGESVEDSHRGGYGKITVSKAFEVSSNTGIVKAIDKAYGKSPSKFVDRLYAMNLNNDLDLPIIGEPKPVIPDPRVKNGRWSGIALQWMAYGYGVSLTPLQTLTFYNAIANDGEMVKPQFLREVKEFDDVVVPFKKEVLNEQICSKETILKVKQLLKNVVEKKHGTGHRLYSENFSMAGKTGTSQKDYANKDKLSYISSFAGYFPAENPKYSCIVVIHEPDKSVGYYGADVSGPVFKRIAQKIFTDTPIIDEVKSLDVRVASVETEYESFYKTAQTYKTIMPNVVGLPAMDALALLENMQVKVKVKLEGNGIVKKQSVEQNIKLKNNQVVVLKAS is encoded by the coding sequence ATGTTCATCTTCGGACTTGCTGTGCTGTTCAAATTGGTTAGTCTTCAGTTTTTCCAAGGCGATAAGTATAGAGCTTTAGCTGGCGAGCGTGTCATTAAAAATGTGGTGATTCCTGCAAATAGAGGTAATGTGTATTCTCTTAAAGGAAATTTGCTGGCAACTTCCATTCCTAAATACGATATTAGGTTTGATGCGTTAACGCCAACAGCGAAAACCTTCGAAAAATACGTAAAGCCTTTAAGTGATTCGCTTTCAAAATATTATGGAAAACCTTCTGGTTATTATCAAAACGAACTTAGAAAAGCACGTGTGAATAAAAATAGGTACCACTTAATCGCTAGAAATGTTGGGTACTTTGATTATATCCGTTTACGCAATTTCCCATTGTTGGAGTTGGGGGCATACAAAGGCGGGTTGATTGTAGAGCAAACGACCAAGCGTGAACATCCTATGGGTGGTATTGCACAGCGTTCTATTGGTTATGAGCGTTTTGATGAAAAGGGAAATGTGACTAGAGCGGGTATTGATGGTGCTTTTGGAGTGAAGTATTTACGTGGAACCGATGGGCAACGAAAAAAACAGCAAATAGGAAAAGGGCAGTGGAAGCCTTTGAATGATGCCAATGAAATTGATCCTAAAAACGGCTATGATGTTTATACAACCATCGATGTCAATATTCAGGATATTGCGCACCATGCACTTTTGGAGCAATTGGAAAAATACAAAGCAGATCATGGTTGTGTAGTGGTGATGGAAACAAAAACTGGCGAAGTTCGTGCTATTTCAAATTTAGGAAGAAACAGCGATGGCTATTATTACGAACGTTTAAATTATGCGGTTGGTGAATCCCATGAGCCAGGTTCTACTTTTAAATTAATGGCCTTAACTGCTGGCATTGAGGATAAAGTTATTGATACCAGCGATGTCGTAGATACCGAGAAGGGGATTATAAAATTCTACGGTGAATCGGTTGAAGATTCGCATCGTGGTGGTTATGGTAAAATTACGGTATCTAAAGCGTTTGAGGTGTCTTCGAACACAGGAATTGTAAAGGCTATTGATAAAGCTTATGGTAAATCACCGAGCAAATTTGTTGATAGGTTATACGCCATGAATCTTAATAATGATTTAGACCTACCTATTATTGGAGAGCCTAAGCCTGTTATTCCAGACCCACGAGTTAAAAACGGGCGTTGGAGTGGTATTGCTTTGCAGTGGATGGCTTATGGTTATGGCGTGTCTCTCACACCTCTACAAACTTTAACCTTTTATAACGCCATTGCTAATGATGGAGAAATGGTTAAGCCTCAATTTTTAAGGGAGGTAAAAGAGTTTGACGATGTGGTGGTGCCTTTTAAAAAGGAAGTGTTAAACGAGCAAATTTGTTCAAAAGAAACCATTTTAAAAGTAAAGCAATTACTTAAAAATGTCGTGGAGAAAAAACATGGTACTGGACACAGGTTGTATTCTGAAAACTTCTCGATGGCAGGGAAAACAGGAACCAGTCAAAAAGATTATGCTAATAAAGATAAGTTAAGTTATATCTCATCATTTGCAGGTTATTTTCCTGCTGAGAACCCAAAATATTCATGTATTGTGGTTATTCACGAGCCCGATAAAAGTGTGGGGTATTATGGTGCCGATGTATCTGGTCCAGTATTCAAAAGAATAGCCCAGAAAATATTTACTGATACGCCCATTATAGACGAGGTGAAGTCTTTGGATGTTAGAGTAGCTTCGGTAGAAACCGAATATGAAAGTTTCTATAAAACAGCCCAAACGTACAAAACCATTATGCCAAATGTGGTTGGTTTACCCGCTATGGATGCTTTGGCATTGCTGGAAAATATGCAGGTTAAGGTAAAAGTGAAATTAGAAGGAAATGGTATTGTTAAAAAGCAGTCCGTAGAACAAAATATAAAGTTAAAGAATAACCAAGTAGTCGTTTTAAAAGCTTCATGA
- the mraZ gene encoding division/cell wall cluster transcriptional repressor MraZ, with translation MDLLTGTYDCKVDAKGRLMMPSPLKKQLSSVLPDGFVLRRSVFQKCLELYPMSEWQVLMQKMNKLNRFNKKNNDFIRRFTAGVKMVEVDVNGRLLIPKDLTVFANISKDIVVTSAINIIEIWDKDLYEQAIDDAAVDFADLAEEVMGQDDDDHGIS, from the coding sequence TTGGACTTATTAACAGGAACATACGATTGTAAAGTGGATGCAAAAGGCAGGCTAATGATGCCTTCTCCGCTTAAAAAGCAACTGTCTTCGGTTTTGCCAGATGGATTTGTGTTGCGACGTTCTGTGTTTCAAAAGTGTTTGGAATTGTACCCCATGAGCGAATGGCAGGTGCTTATGCAGAAAATGAATAAGCTTAATCGGTTCAATAAAAAGAACAACGATTTTATCCGTCGTTTTACAGCAGGTGTTAAAATGGTTGAGGTAGATGTGAACGGACGCTTATTGATTCCTAAAGATTTAACGGTATTTGCAAATATTTCAAAAGACATCGTGGTAACCTCTGCCATTAATATTATTGAGATTTGGGATAAGGATTTATATGAACAAGCCATAGATGATGCTGCTGTAGATTTTGCAGATTTGGCAGAAGAAGTTATGGGACAAGATGATGACGACCATGGAATATCATAA